A stretch of Halocalculus aciditolerans DNA encodes these proteins:
- the hmgB gene encoding hydroxymethylglutaryl-CoA synthase, with translation MTAVGIDAVEIWTGKLKLDLAETFAPEMGDDPAKYTKGLGLEGSSFPDAYEDIVTMGANAAHRLMERKDLDPDDVGRIDVATESAFDNSKPVSTYIAGCLEQVYEGDFHHANKGERKFACIAGTQSIDDAYNWIKAGRNRGRGAIVVASDTALYARGDAGEATQGAGAVAMWITENPSLVELSTEQGYGSADETDFLKPNQQFPSVDGKRSVQVYLSRMREALEDFESVAGETHPDDYEYIPFHTPFPGMVRKAAVLGYRHMIRGTDAEEALTDRIGPQPRRDDFDSREAFDDAIRDYMDDLKETEEYREWYGETIEPTLSISSQVGNWYTGSVHIARMSALRAAAEAGDDLTGDKLLVGSYGSGAQAEIHEETIVDGWEEEALATNIDEQIERRYDISFDEYEQVHDRHNHDKRTELEPFTQPDGEFVFDGWGPMNERKYTFV, from the coding sequence ATGACCGCAGTCGGCATCGACGCCGTCGAAATCTGGACCGGAAAGTTGAAACTCGATCTGGCGGAGACGTTCGCGCCGGAGATGGGTGACGACCCGGCGAAGTACACGAAGGGGCTGGGGCTGGAGGGGTCGTCGTTCCCGGACGCGTACGAGGACATCGTGACGATGGGCGCGAACGCCGCGCATCGGCTGATGGAGCGGAAAGACCTGGACCCGGACGACGTGGGTCGGATCGACGTGGCGACGGAGTCGGCGTTCGACAACTCGAAGCCCGTCTCGACGTACATCGCGGGGTGTCTGGAGCAGGTGTACGAGGGTGATTTCCACCACGCGAACAAGGGCGAGCGGAAGTTCGCGTGTATCGCGGGGACGCAGTCCATCGACGACGCGTACAACTGGATCAAGGCGGGGCGGAATCGCGGGCGCGGGGCGATCGTCGTCGCGTCCGACACCGCGCTCTACGCGCGCGGCGACGCCGGCGAGGCGACGCAGGGCGCGGGCGCGGTGGCGATGTGGATTACGGAGAACCCCTCGCTCGTCGAGCTCTCGACGGAGCAGGGGTACGGGAGCGCGGACGAGACGGACTTCCTCAAGCCGAACCAGCAGTTCCCGTCCGTCGACGGGAAGCGCTCGGTGCAGGTCTACCTCTCGCGGATGCGCGAGGCGCTGGAGGACTTCGAGAGCGTCGCGGGCGAGACGCATCCCGACGACTACGAGTACATCCCGTTCCACACGCCGTTCCCGGGGATGGTGCGGAAGGCCGCCGTACTCGGCTACCGCCACATGATCCGCGGCACCGACGCTGAGGAGGCGCTCACCGACCGCATCGGCCCGCAGCCGCGCCGCGACGACTTCGACTCCCGCGAGGCGTTCGACGACGCCATCCGCGACTACATGGACGACCTCAAAGAGACCGAGGAGTACCGCGAGTGGTACGGCGAGACCATCGAGCCGACGCTCTCGATCAGCTCGCAGGTCGGGAACTGGTACACCGGTAGCGTCCACATCGCGCGGATGAGCGCGCTCCGCGCCGCCGCCGAAGCCGGCGACGACCTTACTGGTGACAAGCTCCTCGTCGGCTCCTACGGCTCGGGCGCACAGGCCGAAATCCACGAAGAGACCATCGTCGACGGCTGGGAAGAGGAAGCGCTCGCCACGAACATCGACGAGCAGATCGAGCGACGCTACGACATCTCCTTCGACGAGTACGAGCAGGTCCACGACCGCCACAACCACGACAAACGCACCGAACTCGAACCGTTCACGCAGCCCGACGGCGAGTTCGTCTTCGACGGCTGGGGCCCCATGAACGAGCGGAAGTACACCTTCGTCTAG
- a CDS encoding DUF2150 family protein: MSSAEEEAYSEERWQNWLSRLEDEELDPEDEDSARLLLNLQDDVAIAVAKIVTDYDDDEIEQEDALEELADIREVVLAEPDIEDEETLMLVDGVQTSLVAVFYSAEQYVGDGVADEASVEEYVQAAAGAEADEDFDRALGLAACAGTRIIDGDDLDMSVTEDLEYGLVTEWVNGLDSLQSALAQPEVIEDDE, from the coding sequence ATGAGCTCCGCCGAGGAGGAAGCCTACTCCGAAGAACGCTGGCAGAACTGGCTCTCCCGACTAGAGGACGAAGAACTCGACCCCGAGGACGAGGACTCCGCGCGCCTCCTCCTGAACCTCCAGGACGACGTCGCCATCGCCGTCGCCAAAATCGTCACCGACTACGACGACGACGAGATCGAGCAGGAGGACGCCCTCGAAGAACTCGCGGACATCCGCGAGGTCGTGCTCGCCGAACCCGACATCGAGGACGAGGAGACCCTCATGCTCGTCGACGGCGTGCAGACGAGCCTCGTCGCCGTCTTCTACTCCGCCGAGCAGTACGTCGGCGACGGCGTCGCGGACGAAGCCAGCGTCGAAGAGTACGTGCAGGCCGCCGCCGGCGCGGAAGCGGACGAGGACTTCGACCGCGCGCTCGGCCTCGCCGCCTGCGCCGGCACCCGCATCATCGACGGCGACGACCTCGACATGAGCGTCACCGAAGACCTCGAGTACGGCCTCGTCACCGAGTGGGTGAACGGCCTCGACAGCCTCCAGTCCGCGCTCGCCCAGCCCGAAGTCATCGAAGACGACGAGTAA
- a CDS encoding TatD family hydrolase: MRDLGTPVLDDHLHLDRDGKGIEAAREFARSGGTHLLVVNKPSWHLGVEAEDGADFRAVFSATLALAADASAELRGRAWPVLGVHPGLVSRLVDDRGFSADEAAKLMKAGLDEAATYAADGEAVALKSGRPHYDVSDDVWAASNEVLRHALELGAETGVAVQLHTEHTDDLTEVAGWAEDAGLPPERVVKHYATGELAGVTGSVMSEKEYLTDAIDAGDPFLMETDFVDDPDNPGMVLGPKTVPRRVAWLREEGFHDAVERAHVTTPERVYGVDTAGTLD; the protein is encoded by the coding sequence ATGCGTGACCTGGGGACGCCGGTGTTGGACGACCACCTCCACCTCGATAGAGACGGGAAGGGCATCGAGGCGGCGCGGGAGTTCGCGCGGAGCGGCGGGACGCACCTGCTCGTGGTGAACAAGCCGTCGTGGCATCTCGGCGTCGAAGCCGAGGACGGCGCGGACTTCCGGGCGGTCTTCTCGGCGACGCTCGCTCTCGCCGCGGACGCCTCGGCGGAGCTTCGCGGGCGGGCGTGGCCGGTGCTCGGCGTGCATCCGGGCCTCGTCTCCCGACTCGTCGACGACCGCGGGTTCAGCGCGGACGAGGCAGCAAAACTGATGAAGGCCGGGTTGGACGAAGCGGCGACGTACGCGGCGGACGGCGAGGCGGTCGCGCTGAAGTCCGGGCGGCCGCACTACGACGTGAGCGACGACGTCTGGGCGGCGTCGAACGAGGTCCTCCGGCACGCGCTCGAACTCGGCGCGGAGACCGGCGTCGCCGTGCAGCTCCACACCGAACACACGGACGACCTCACCGAGGTCGCCGGCTGGGCCGAAGACGCCGGCCTGCCGCCCGAGCGCGTCGTGAAACATTACGCCACCGGCGAGCTCGCCGGCGTCACCGGCTCCGTCATGAGCGAGAAGGAGTACCTCACCGACGCCATCGACGCCGGCGACCCCTTCCTCATGGAGACGGACTTCGTCGACGACCCCGACAACCCCGGGATGGTGCTCGGCCCGAAAACCGTCCCCCGGCGGGTCGCCTGGCTCCGAGAAGAGGGCTTCCACGACGCCGTCGAGCGCGCGCACGTCACCACGCCCGAGCGCGTCTACGGCGTCGACACCGCGGGCACGCTCGACTAG
- a CDS encoding cupin domain-containing protein, which produces MAYQTASASDVESVVDEEYGGMWFLKEPLEASELGVSVLELEPGARGMEHDESGTSQEEVYVCVDGEATFEIAGDTVTVGENEAVRVDAETTRQVFNRGEERLRLVIAGAPTSADA; this is translated from the coding sequence ATGGCGTATCAGACGGCGAGTGCGAGCGACGTCGAATCGGTCGTGGACGAGGAGTACGGCGGGATGTGGTTCCTGAAGGAGCCGCTGGAGGCGAGCGAACTCGGCGTGAGCGTCCTCGAACTCGAACCGGGCGCGCGCGGGATGGAGCACGACGAGAGCGGGACGAGTCAAGAAGAGGTCTACGTCTGCGTGGACGGTGAGGCGACGTTCGAGATCGCGGGCGACACCGTCACAGTCGGGGAGAACGAGGCGGTCCGGGTGGACGCGGAGACGACGCGGCAGGTGTTCAATCGCGGCGAGGAGCGCCTGCGGCTCGTCATCGCGGGCGCGCCGACGAGCGCGGACGCGTAG
- a CDS encoding NYN domain-containing protein, whose protein sequence is MEILRRFVDTNARVGLFVDGPNVLRDEFDTDLDDVREVAREHGNLSATRLYLNEHATPGLIQAGEARGFDVRVTSGDVDVKLAVDATELVVEGQLEVLAVASRDTDFKPVVEKANRHGLRTVAIAPGEHGRSDALVNAADHAVVL, encoded by the coding sequence ATGGAGATACTCCGGCGGTTCGTCGACACGAACGCGCGTGTCGGCCTGTTCGTCGACGGGCCGAACGTTCTCCGCGACGAGTTCGATACGGATTTAGACGACGTTCGGGAGGTCGCGCGAGAGCACGGGAACCTCTCGGCGACCCGGCTCTACTTGAACGAGCACGCGACGCCCGGGCTGATTCAGGCGGGTGAGGCGCGGGGGTTCGACGTGCGCGTGACGAGCGGCGACGTCGACGTGAAGCTCGCGGTGGACGCGACGGAGCTCGTCGTCGAGGGGCAACTGGAGGTGCTCGCGGTGGCGTCGCGGGACACGGATTTCAAGCCGGTGGTGGAGAAGGCGAACCGGCACGGGCTGCGGACGGTAGCAATCGCACCGGGGGAGCACGGGCGGTCGGACGCGCTCGTGAACGCGGCGGACCACGCGGTCGTTCTCTGA
- a CDS encoding cation:proton antiporter yields the protein MAATGVEQELIDLIAIFIIAAGVGVFVAKVGRFPYTIALLIAGFGASALGVGTELSIPISHDIILFVLLPPLLFEGAANTELEQFRRNFPPIIALAVLGLLVSVAVLGVVSASALGLPALVALLFAAMILPTDPVSVLALFKELGAPDRLSVLVEGESLINDGTGVVLYTVVLGLIAEYDVATTALSDLLNPGVLGHVAVEILYVSIGGALVGLAGGYVVYRVMYNLDEHMTETVLALILAYGSFLLAEHYFHVSGVIACVVAGLFIGNRAVEYAMSPQTKITVFNTFETGGFLANTFIFIMIGVKTPLSQLVDHAGIIAVAIPLVLVARAAGLYPTLAVVNRVTDTTVEWDYQHVLWWAGLHASIPIALVLGLPPETPYRTELRALVFGVAAFSLVVQGLTMSRYLDFLGVVTRSESQQLYELLSGRARAVDEALDAADRLKRRGDLPGDVYDEFTSEYREEREALATAITQLLREHPELRHEQQLAGERRVLKQEKSAVMDAMRRGIISDDVGDELLREVNLKLDQVQSGETTVSGEGEGFEEFWRERAREYGLDVDDPETAAEDS from the coding sequence ATGGCTGCAACCGGCGTCGAACAGGAACTCATCGACCTCATCGCGATCTTCATCATCGCCGCCGGCGTCGGCGTCTTCGTCGCGAAGGTCGGCCGGTTCCCCTACACCATCGCCCTCCTCATCGCCGGCTTCGGCGCGTCCGCGCTCGGCGTCGGCACCGAACTCTCCATCCCGATCAGCCACGACATCATCCTCTTCGTCCTCCTCCCGCCCCTCCTCTTCGAGGGCGCGGCGAACACGGAGCTCGAGCAGTTCCGCCGGAACTTCCCGCCCATCATCGCGCTCGCCGTCCTCGGTCTCCTCGTCTCCGTCGCGGTTCTCGGCGTCGTCAGCGCGTCCGCCCTCGGACTCCCCGCCCTCGTCGCCCTCCTCTTCGCCGCGATGATCCTCCCCACTGACCCCGTCAGCGTCCTCGCGCTCTTCAAGGAGCTCGGCGCGCCGGACAGACTGAGCGTCCTCGTCGAGGGCGAGAGCCTCATCAACGACGGCACCGGCGTCGTCCTCTACACCGTCGTCCTCGGCCTCATCGCCGAATACGACGTCGCCACTACCGCGCTCTCTGACCTCCTCAACCCCGGCGTCCTCGGGCACGTCGCCGTCGAAATCCTCTACGTCTCCATCGGGGGCGCGCTCGTCGGCTTAGCCGGCGGATACGTCGTCTACCGCGTCATGTACAACCTCGACGAACACATGACCGAGACCGTCCTCGCACTCATCCTCGCCTACGGGAGCTTCCTCCTCGCCGAACACTATTTTCATGTTTCCGGCGTCATCGCCTGCGTCGTCGCCGGCCTCTTCATCGGGAACCGCGCCGTCGAATACGCGATGAGCCCGCAGACGAAGATTACGGTGTTCAACACCTTCGAGACCGGCGGCTTCCTCGCGAACACCTTCATCTTCATCATGATCGGCGTGAAGACGCCGCTCTCCCAGCTCGTCGACCACGCCGGCATCATCGCCGTCGCCATCCCGCTCGTCCTCGTCGCGCGCGCCGCCGGCCTCTACCCCACGCTCGCCGTCGTCAACCGCGTCACCGACACGACGGTCGAATGGGACTACCAGCACGTCCTCTGGTGGGCCGGCCTCCACGCCTCCATCCCCATCGCGCTCGTCCTCGGCCTCCCGCCGGAGACGCCCTACCGGACGGAGCTCCGCGCGCTCGTCTTCGGCGTCGCCGCCTTCAGCCTCGTCGTTCAGGGCCTCACGATGTCGCGCTACCTCGACTTCCTCGGCGTCGTCACGCGCAGCGAATCCCAACAGCTCTACGAGCTCCTCTCCGGGCGCGCCCGCGCCGTCGACGAAGCCCTCGACGCCGCGGACCGACTGAAACGCCGCGGCGACCTCCCCGGCGACGTCTACGACGAGTTCACGAGCGAATACCGCGAGGAACGCGAGGCGCTCGCCACCGCCATCACCCAGCTCCTCCGCGAACACCCGGAACTCCGCCACGAACAACAGCTCGCCGGCGAACGCCGCGTCCTCAAACAGGAGAAATCCGCGGTGATGGACGCGATGCGTCGCGGCATCATCTCCGACGACGTCGGCGACGAACTCCTCCGCGAAGTCAACCTCAAACTCGACCAGGTTCAAAGCGGCGAGACGACCGTCTCCGGCGAAGGCGAGGGGTTCGAGGAGTTCTGGCGCGAACGCGCCCGCGAGTACGGCCTCGACGTCGACGACCCCGAGACCGCGGCCGAGGATTCATAA
- the gcvT gene encoding glycine cleavage system aminomethyltransferase GcvT, with protein sequence MGARTPPLRGTHEADGATFTDFGGWEMPVQFEGIRAEHAAVREEAGKFDVSHMGEIRVRGPDADELTSRLTSNDVSALDHGDAQYAAITNDAGAMLDDTVVYRLPESDDDDLLFVPNAGHDDQMYRRWTDHRDEWDLAAEVENVTAEYAMFAVQGPDAPGLVDDLADADLSTLSRFSAQYADVAGVECWVARTGYTGEDGFELVLPAEHAETVWDALDCRPCGLGARDTLRQEYGFLLSGQDFDPETNPRTPVEADIGFAVDVDHDFPGRDVVADQLEHGTDEVFTGLVLTERGVPRHGYEVRADGERIGELTSGTMSPTLDQPIGLGYIDTGYAEDGQGVTVVIRGEEKTAEITTPPFL encoded by the coding sequence ATGGGTGCACGGACGCCGCCACTACGCGGCACGCACGAGGCGGACGGCGCGACGTTCACGGATTTCGGCGGCTGGGAGATGCCCGTCCAGTTCGAGGGAATCCGCGCCGAACACGCCGCTGTCCGCGAGGAAGCCGGAAAGTTCGACGTGAGCCACATGGGCGAGATTCGGGTTCGCGGCCCGGACGCCGACGAACTCACGAGTCGCCTCACGTCGAACGACGTCTCGGCGCTCGACCACGGCGACGCGCAGTACGCCGCCATCACGAACGACGCGGGAGCGATGCTCGACGACACCGTCGTCTACCGCCTCCCGGAGAGTGACGACGACGACCTGCTCTTCGTGCCGAACGCCGGCCACGACGACCAGATGTATCGGCGGTGGACCGACCACCGCGACGAGTGGGACCTCGCCGCCGAGGTGGAGAACGTCACCGCGGAGTACGCGATGTTCGCCGTACAGGGCCCGGACGCGCCCGGACTCGTCGACGACCTGGCCGACGCGGACCTCTCCACGCTCTCCCGATTCAGCGCCCAGTACGCGGACGTCGCGGGCGTCGAGTGCTGGGTCGCCCGCACCGGCTACACGGGCGAAGACGGCTTCGAACTCGTCCTCCCCGCCGAGCACGCGGAGACCGTCTGGGACGCGCTCGACTGCCGACCCTGCGGGCTCGGCGCGCGCGACACGCTCCGCCAGGAGTACGGATTCCTCCTCTCCGGACAGGACTTCGACCCCGAGACCAACCCGCGAACGCCCGTCGAGGCGGACATCGGCTTCGCCGTCGACGTCGACCACGACTTCCCCGGCCGCGACGTCGTCGCCGACCAACTCGAACACGGCACGGACGAGGTCTTCACCGGCCTCGTACTCACCGAACGCGGCGTCCCCCGCCACGGCTACGAAGTCAGAGCTGACGGCGAGCGAATCGGCGAACTCACCTCCGGGACGATGAGTCCGACGCTCGACCAGCCCATCGGCCTCGGCTACATCGACACCGGGTACGCCGAGGACGGCCAGGGCGTCACCGTCGTCATCCGCGGCGAGGAGAAGACCGCAGAAATCACGACCCCCCCGTTCCTCTAA
- the gcvH gene encoding glycine cleavage system protein GcvH, with protein sequence MFDVPDDCYYLESHEWYRPADGRVGITDFAQDELGDVVFVELPDDGDELTVDDQFGVVESIKAVSDLYSPVSGTVADTNDTLHDKPELVNDDPFGDGWMLELDDVPEDTVDALLTPEEYREQIE encoded by the coding sequence ATGTTCGACGTTCCCGACGACTGCTACTACCTCGAATCGCACGAGTGGTACCGCCCCGCCGACGGCCGCGTCGGCATCACCGACTTCGCGCAGGACGAACTCGGCGACGTCGTCTTCGTCGAACTCCCCGACGACGGCGACGAACTCACCGTTGACGACCAGTTCGGCGTCGTCGAATCCATCAAGGCCGTCAGCGACCTCTACAGCCCCGTCTCCGGGACGGTCGCGGACACGAACGACACGCTCCACGACAAGCCCGAGCTCGTGAACGACGACCCCTTCGGCGACGGCTGGATGCTCGAACTCGACGACGTCCCCGAAGACACCGTCGACGCCCTCCTCACGCCCGAGGAGTACCGCGAGCAGATCGAGTAA
- the gcvPA gene encoding aminomethyl-transferring glycine dehydrogenase subunit GcvPA: protein MSGQRGGSPYAPHTPDETAEMLDAVGVDSEEDLFDIPASVRFDGEFGLDARSEQEARRHVGDLLGANDDLTEFLGRGHYAHYVPSLVDHLSQRSEFITSYTQYQPEVTQGFLQVLFEYQSMLVELTGLEIANCSMYDGATALAEAALLADRARSVDGTAVLVPENLRTAQFEVLENYLGGQDLHVETVPTVDGTLDVDALREAADADTAFVYAENPTVTGAIEESLREIGDIADEAGALFCLGSDPVALSLLQRPSDVGADVVVGDAAALGVGHAYGMGLGLFACREEFLRQVPGRLVGASEDQNGVRAYTLTLQTREQHIRRERATSNICTNQAWVALRTAIHAASLGPQGLVDLANDMVDLPRALAADLDAIDGVTAPVHDRHHFREFVVAVDRPAGEVCEELETDGFAVHQVGDTEIQVCITDVNEHAADDLVAAFEEAL, encoded by the coding sequence ATGAGCGGACAACGCGGGGGGAGCCCGTACGCGCCGCACACGCCGGACGAAACGGCAGAAATGCTCGACGCCGTCGGCGTCGACTCGGAAGAGGATCTCTTCGACATTCCCGCGTCCGTCCGGTTCGACGGCGAGTTCGGCTTGGACGCGCGCAGCGAGCAGGAGGCGCGGCGGCACGTCGGCGATCTCCTCGGGGCGAACGACGACCTGACGGAGTTCCTCGGGCGCGGCCACTACGCGCACTACGTCCCGTCGCTCGTCGACCACCTCTCCCAGCGCTCGGAGTTCATCACCTCGTACACGCAGTACCAGCCGGAAGTGACGCAGGGCTTCCTGCAGGTGCTCTTCGAGTACCAGTCGATGCTCGTCGAGCTGACGGGGCTCGAAATCGCGAACTGCTCGATGTACGACGGCGCGACGGCGCTCGCGGAGGCCGCGCTCCTCGCCGACCGCGCGCGGAGCGTCGACGGCACCGCGGTTCTCGTCCCCGAGAACCTCCGCACGGCGCAGTTCGAAGTGCTGGAGAACTACCTCGGCGGCCAGGACCTCCACGTCGAGACCGTCCCGACTGTCGACGGGACGCTCGACGTCGACGCGCTCCGCGAGGCCGCGGACGCGGACACCGCGTTCGTCTACGCGGAGAACCCGACTGTCACGGGCGCTATCGAAGAATCCCTCCGAGAGATCGGCGACATCGCGGACGAGGCGGGCGCGCTCTTCTGCCTCGGCAGCGACCCCGTCGCCCTCTCTCTCCTCCAGCGGCCGAGCGACGTCGGCGCGGACGTCGTCGTCGGCGACGCCGCCGCCCTCGGCGTCGGCCACGCCTACGGGATGGGGCTCGGCCTCTTCGCGTGTAGGGAGGAGTTCCTCCGGCAGGTCCCGGGGCGACTCGTCGGCGCGAGCGAGGACCAGAACGGAGTGCGGGCGTACACCCTCACGCTCCAGACGCGCGAACAGCACATCCGCCGGGAGCGCGCCACGTCGAACATCTGCACGAATCAGGCGTGGGTCGCGCTCCGCACGGCCATCCACGCCGCCTCCCTGGGCCCGCAGGGCCTCGTCGACCTCGCGAACGACATGGTCGACCTGCCACGAGCGCTCGCCGCCGACCTCGACGCCATCGACGGCGTCACCGCGCCCGTCCACGACCGCCACCACTTCCGCGAGTTCGTCGTCGCCGTCGACCGGCCCGCCGGCGAGGTCTGCGAGGAACTCGAAACTGACGGATTCGCCGTTCACCAAGTCGGCGACACCGAGATTCAGGTCTGTATCACCGACGTGAACGAACACGCCGCCGACGACCTCGTCGCGGCCTTCGAGGAGGCACTATGA
- the gcvPB gene encoding aminomethyl-transferring glycine dehydrogenase subunit GcvPB produces the protein MNYDQARWTHDDETYEPLLSEKGTRDVEVESSLPDDLTRDSLELPELSEPELARHYVRLSEQNYGVDSGPYPLGSCTMKYNPKFTEDLAARPSAAVHPDRSEESVQGTLGLMHGLQDQLARIGGMDAVTLQPPAGAAGEFAGIRIAAAFHEANGEGDQRTEIVIPDSAHGTNFASAALAGYDVVELPSADDGRVDLDALDAAVGEETAALMLTNPNTLGLFERDIETIAETVHDAGGLLYYDGANLNALLGRARPGDMGFDIMHYNVHKTFATPHGGGGPGAGPVGVVDRLADFLPDPHVRQTDDGVFETYTPENSVGHLHGFAGNWLVLVKAYAYIARLGDDGLSDASAKAVLNANYLAERVPYDVPHGPFHHEFVASAGDQDAADVAKRMLDYGVHPPTTKWPDIVPEALMTEPTEVESKRSLDQLADAFTAVADEDDETLHAAPERTTARRIDQTTAARNPRLSWQALDD, from the coding sequence ATGAACTACGACCAGGCACGCTGGACGCACGACGACGAGACGTACGAACCGCTCCTCTCCGAGAAAGGCACGCGCGACGTCGAGGTGGAGTCCTCGCTCCCCGACGACCTCACGCGGGACTCACTGGAGCTCCCGGAGCTCTCCGAGCCCGAGCTCGCGAGACATTACGTCCGCCTGAGCGAGCAGAACTACGGTGTCGACTCCGGGCCGTACCCGCTCGGGAGCTGTACGATGAAGTACAATCCGAAGTTCACGGAGGACCTCGCGGCGCGGCCGTCCGCGGCCGTTCACCCGGACCGTTCCGAGGAGAGCGTACAGGGAACGCTCGGCCTCATGCACGGCCTTCAGGACCAGCTGGCGAGAATCGGCGGGATGGACGCCGTGACGCTCCAGCCGCCCGCGGGCGCGGCGGGCGAGTTCGCGGGCATCCGCATCGCCGCGGCGTTCCACGAGGCGAACGGCGAGGGCGACCAGCGGACGGAAATCGTCATCCCGGACAGCGCGCACGGCACGAACTTCGCGTCGGCGGCGCTCGCGGGCTACGACGTCGTCGAACTCCCCTCTGCCGACGACGGCCGCGTCGACCTCGACGCGCTCGACGCCGCGGTCGGCGAGGAGACCGCCGCGCTCATGCTCACGAACCCGAACACGCTCGGGCTCTTCGAACGCGACATCGAGACCATCGCCGAGACCGTCCACGACGCCGGCGGCCTCCTCTACTACGACGGCGCGAACCTGAACGCGCTCCTCGGCCGCGCTCGCCCGGGCGACATGGGCTTCGACATCATGCACTACAACGTCCACAAGACGTTCGCGACCCCGCACGGCGGCGGCGGCCCCGGAGCCGGCCCGGTCGGCGTCGTCGACCGTCTCGCCGACTTCCTCCCCGACCCCCACGTCCGCCAGACGGACGACGGCGTGTTCGAGACGTACACTCCCGAGAACTCGGTGGGTCACCTCCACGGCTTCGCCGGGAACTGGCTCGTGCTCGTCAAGGCCTACGCCTATATCGCGCGTCTCGGCGACGACGGCCTCAGCGACGCCTCCGCGAAGGCGGTCCTGAACGCGAACTACCTCGCCGAACGGGTTCCCTACGACGTTCCGCACGGCCCCTTCCACCACGAGTTCGTCGCGTCCGCCGGCGACCAGGACGCCGCCGACGTCGCAAAGCGCATGCTCGACTACGGCGTCCACCCGCCCACGACGAAGTGGCCGGACATCGTCCCCGAAGCCCTCATGACCGAACCGACGGAGGTCGAGAGCAAGCGGAGCCTCGACCAGCTCGCCGACGCCTTCACCGCCGTCGCCGACGAAGACGACGAAACCCTCCACGCCGCCCCCGAACGCACGACCGCGCGCCGCATCGACCAGACCACCGCCGCCCGGAACCCCCGCCTGTCCTGGCAGGCCCTCGACGACTGA